One part of the Streptomyces nigra genome encodes these proteins:
- a CDS encoding sulfite oxidase — translation MGHRLADASAPARLAAPDEGIGPDELALAARNHGLPLETLRHDVTPPGLHYVLTHYDIPYVPDGTPWRLTVGGRVRRPLSLSPADLASFPQVTTRVTLECAGNGRALLTPRPVSQPWLEAAVGTAEWTGVPLRLLLAEASVRNEAVDVVFTGADHGVERGVEQDYQRALPLEVATGDDPDVLVAYAMNGSPLPPQHGHPLRLIVPGWYGMAHVKWLRDVTVADEPFTGFQQTVAYRLRQRPEEVGEPVTRIAPRALLVPPGFPDFMSRARMLRPGPVTLEGRAWSGYAPVTRVEVSTDAGVTWREAELDPEDGHSWAWRRWRHPWTATPGTYELAVRATDADGRSQPLEQPWNRGGFANNAVHRVPVVCLDE, via the coding sequence ATGGGTCATCGACTCGCCGACGCGAGCGCACCGGCCCGGCTGGCCGCCCCCGACGAGGGCATCGGCCCGGACGAGCTGGCGCTCGCCGCGCGCAACCACGGTCTGCCGCTGGAGACCCTGCGCCACGACGTCACCCCGCCCGGCCTGCACTATGTGCTCACGCACTACGACATCCCGTACGTCCCCGACGGCACGCCGTGGCGGCTCACCGTCGGCGGCCGGGTCCGCCGCCCGCTGAGCCTGTCCCCGGCCGACCTCGCGTCGTTCCCGCAGGTCACCACCCGGGTCACGCTGGAGTGCGCCGGCAACGGGCGAGCCCTGCTCACGCCCCGTCCGGTGAGCCAGCCCTGGCTCGAAGCAGCCGTCGGCACCGCCGAGTGGACCGGCGTCCCGCTGCGGCTGCTGCTCGCCGAGGCGTCGGTACGCAACGAGGCCGTCGACGTCGTGTTCACCGGCGCCGACCACGGGGTGGAACGCGGCGTCGAGCAGGACTACCAGCGGGCGCTCCCCCTGGAGGTGGCCACGGGCGACGACCCCGACGTACTGGTGGCGTACGCGATGAACGGCTCCCCGCTGCCCCCGCAGCACGGACACCCGCTGCGCCTGATCGTGCCCGGCTGGTACGGCATGGCCCACGTCAAGTGGCTGCGGGACGTCACCGTCGCCGACGAGCCGTTCACCGGATTCCAGCAGACCGTCGCCTACCGGCTGCGGCAGCGGCCCGAGGAGGTGGGGGAGCCGGTGACCCGGATCGCCCCGCGCGCCCTGCTGGTCCCGCCCGGCTTCCCCGACTTCATGTCCCGCGCCCGGATGCTGCGCCCCGGCCCGGTGACCCTGGAGGGGCGGGCCTGGTCCGGATACGCGCCCGTCACCCGTGTCGAGGTCAGCACGGACGCCGGCGTCACCTGGCGGGAGGCGGAACTGGACCCGGAGGACGGGCACAGCTGGGCCTGGCGCCGCTGGCGGCACCCGTGGACCGCCACTCCCGGCACCTACGAGCTCGCCGTCCGGGCGACCGACGCCGACGGCCGCTCCCAGCCCCTGGAACAGCCCTGGAACCGGGGCGGGTTCGCCAACAACGCGGTCCATCGGGTGCCGGTCGTCTGCCTGGACGAATAG
- a CDS encoding glycoside hydrolase family 64 protein: MTSRHQRPLGRRRLLFALGGAAVAVPAIATVAPYALAGTSEDGAAKKAKAAADTLPLTIVNDNGEFDNANVHIYVVGNQDGRQVRLTPDGTLAPIALSDNGADGFTDYAISLSGSGGTRLSLPHMSGRIYVALGEKLKFKAVADGNGNAALQFPAGWVSSDPNFPVLHDCAEFTFNSSGMFCNTTMVDMFSVPLSIRLTGAKDQTTGKLKEGGRASVFDAVREVEEFSRLVVDDTRVIAPGHGLDAGLFAEDYFAPYIDEVWSTYTGRDLEVTTNAGTFTGRVRGDRFTFDGPAQVSFAKPSTRDVLFCDGKLAAPNDGTTGPVAAILGAGFNRSTLLSKPAQPTTDPAGFYGTDLTNHYAKAVHAATEDGKAYGFAFDDVADFASYIQDTAPTGLTLTLTPFA; this comes from the coding sequence ATGACATCCCGACACCAGCGCCCCCTCGGCCGCCGCCGGCTCCTGTTCGCCCTCGGCGGCGCGGCGGTCGCCGTCCCCGCCATCGCGACCGTGGCGCCGTACGCCCTCGCGGGCACGTCCGAGGACGGTGCGGCGAAGAAGGCGAAGGCCGCGGCGGACACGCTGCCGCTGACGATCGTCAACGACAACGGCGAGTTCGACAACGCCAACGTGCACATCTACGTCGTCGGCAACCAGGACGGCCGCCAGGTCCGCCTCACCCCGGACGGCACCCTCGCGCCCATCGCCCTGTCGGACAACGGCGCCGACGGGTTCACCGACTACGCGATCAGCCTCTCCGGGAGCGGCGGGACCCGGCTGTCCCTCCCCCACATGTCCGGCCGGATCTATGTGGCGCTCGGCGAGAAGCTCAAGTTCAAGGCCGTCGCCGACGGCAACGGCAACGCGGCGCTCCAGTTCCCGGCCGGCTGGGTCTCCTCGGACCCCAACTTCCCGGTGCTGCACGACTGTGCCGAGTTCACGTTCAACTCGTCCGGGATGTTCTGCAACACCACCATGGTCGACATGTTCAGCGTGCCGCTGAGCATCCGGCTCACCGGTGCGAAGGACCAGACGACGGGCAAGCTGAAGGAGGGCGGGCGCGCCTCCGTCTTCGACGCGGTCCGCGAGGTGGAGGAGTTCTCCCGGCTCGTCGTGGACGACACCCGGGTCATCGCCCCGGGCCACGGCCTGGACGCCGGGCTGTTCGCCGAGGACTACTTCGCCCCGTACATCGACGAGGTGTGGAGCACCTACACCGGCCGGGACCTCGAGGTGACCACCAACGCGGGCACGTTCACCGGCCGGGTGCGCGGCGACCGCTTCACCTTCGACGGGCCGGCGCAGGTGTCCTTCGCCAAGCCGTCAACGCGGGACGTGCTGTTCTGCGACGGCAAGCTGGCCGCCCCGAACGACGGCACCACCGGGCCGGTGGCGGCGATCCTCGGCGCCGGTTTCAACCGTTCGACGCTGCTGAGCAAGCCGGCGCAGCCGACGACCGACCCCGCCGGGTTCTACGGCACCGATCTCACCAACCACTACGCCAAGGCCGTGCACGCGGCCACCGAGGACGGCAAGGCGTACGGCTTCGCCTTCGACGACGTGGCCGACTTCGCCTCGTACATCCAGGACACGGCGCCGACCGGGCTGACGCTGACGCTCACGCCGTTCGCCTGA